Below is a genomic region from Fischerella sp. PCC 9605.
GTCAGGTGTTCACAGATATTAATTAATTTATAACGATGGCTGTATTCTGCCCAATATCTTAGGGTGAATGTGAGGAATGCGATCGCCTTTTTTCTAAATTTATGCTTTCGGTCACACGATTTTGGATTTTGGATTTTGGATTGACCCCACAGCCTATACTGGGGGCTTGAAGATTTTGGATGCGTGGATGCGTGGATTGATTCCACGGATAAATCCGCACCTCTTGTACCATCAAGGAATTATTGGTCAAGGTTTGTTTGGAGAAAGTTAGATGGATAATAGTTGCAGTAGAAGTAATGGAGATACTTCGATATGGCTATGGCTACTTACCCATCTCCAGTAAATAAACTGCTCACCTACGGTGACTGTCGTAAATTTCAAGAGATACCAAATTATATTGAGGAACTGGGCTTCAGTTCAGAACACATTCCCGATCTCATCCGCATGGCAACCGACCAACAGTTGAATTCCTCAGATTTAGATGGTCTTGAAATTTGGGCACCTATTCATGCTTGGCGTGCGCTAGGTCAACTTCGTGCTGAAGCAGCAATTGAACCGCTAATCTCCCTATTTCATGAACTTGATGATGATTGGAGTAGTAGCGAGTTACCCGACATCTTTGGCAAAATCGGGCCTGCTGCTATTCCTGCACTCCAAGCCTATCTTGCAGATTCATCCCACGATTCCTATGACCGCGCCACTGCTGCCACCTCACTGACAAAAATTGCTGAAAATCATCCTGATACGCGCAACCAATGCATTGCTATTTTGACGCAACAACTGGAACTATTTGCAGATAACGACATTGAGCTGAATGCTTTTTTGATAGGTGAATTAATTGATTTGAAAGCTGTCGAGTCTGCCTCTGTTATGGAGCGTGCATTTGCAGCAGAACGAGTTGTGCCTTTTATTGTTGGAGATTGGAATGAAGTACAGGTATCGCTTGGGCTAAAAGATCCTACGGAAGTGCCAGAACGCAAATTTTCCCTTGAAGAAAGGATAGACTACTTTGCCCTTAAACCTCAATCACAAAAGCCTCGGGGTTTCTCTACTACTTCCGATCAAAAGCAGAAAAAAAAGAACAAAAAAAACAAAAAGCGTAAGTAATTTAATTTCAGTTAATGATCTTCAAAGGGTCGCTGTGCCGCAATCAGAGTGCAGTGAAAATAGCGCTATCCGAAACAATTGCCTTTCTTTCAAAAACAACAACACCCAAGCTTTTACTAGCTTAATTATTTCCTCTCCTTGGTGATTCTATACAGGGTTGTACTGAATTAAAATTGCACACTCGCAGTGCAATCAATTAATCATGCACTCGCAGCATTAATTAATAATCAGTTACATTGCCCCCTATTTCACAAATACATTGAGGAAATGTAAGCGTTAGGCTTGGGTGCTGCTGTCAGTTGACGAGACAGATTGTTGAACAGCGTTTTTTACCTCTTAACTAAACTGAACCTTTGAACTCAAGGCTGTTATATCTGCCAGGGAAGCTTTTAAAGCTTCAATTATTAAATTATCACTTCTCATCATCAGTGAGTTATTTTTGAAAAAAAACTTTACTTTTCAATACCCTACAAGCTTCTGAAACTGCGATTTTGAAATAAAGGAATGAACCGAAAACTATTCTCGATCGCAACCCTTGGAAAAGTTTCTAGAGTTTCGTACCGGGAACTAGTCTAAATTCCAGCCCTAAGCGATCGCTCGATTAAATTAAGGCAGTATTACATTAGTTATTCGTGCCAAAGATCTCAATCCTGTTGAGAGCGATAATAGTAGTGGGGAGAATTTGTTTAAGAAGATAATAGAAAGCAATTCTCCTAGGAAAACAATGAAGAACAGACACTGGTTCGAGCAATTTATGGTGCTTTTGAGCGTGTCTGCTATTTTAGCTATAAGCTGCCCGAATGTCGTTCGCGCTCAAGGGTATAATCCAAACCCACGCTTGTACTCCCATCGGGGACGGCTTTTTCAACAGATTGATAACAGGCTTTACTATCCCGATTTGCAGACATGGAAGAACCAAGGAGTTCCTATAGGGACAACCGTTACTATTGAAGGTGATTCTGCTGTCATTCTAGAATATCGCTGGCCTTCTGACATTCCAAATGTACCTTGTATCAGTCGCGTAGTTATGAATAACCGAGGGCAGTACACTAGGTGGTTTAGCTATCAGGTTAAAAAATACGATATACCAGGGAGATGCAACATTACATCCGATAATGAACTTCCAGTAGTTCAACAAAGATTAGCACAAGATCCATCGATCGTCCGAGTTACCTTTTACGGACAAGAGGAGGGTGTAGGAGGAAAACCCGACTGGTGGGGACGACCCGCACGAACTCCGACCGACCAAGAATCGCAATCTTACAGACGAGAAAATTGGTTCTGGAGGGCATTGAGATATTATGGCATAACTAGATAGTAGTCAAGAGTTATTGCCACAAGCTCAGTTTGTGCTGAAGTCTATCTTTTACTGAATAGAGAAGCCGATGACTTAGCCAAACCAGACTAATGAGCAACAAGCATATCTTTAACAATGTTTGACTTCTTTAAAAGCATCGAAGGGCGGATTACGGCTGTAATTACTTTCGTGACGTGTGTGGTTAATTTTGTCATTTTATGGCAAAGCAACGCTGGAGCTGTCACTACTGTTATGCTATCTCTCTTCGTCGGCATTTCATGGTTTGCTTGTGGCTACTTGTATTTCAAGAAAAATATAATTCGCCAACCTCTACAGCCTACTAGGAAAGAATATGCATATTCTAGGAGAGTGCGTTGCTTTGCTTTCATTGGTCTGTGGGCAATTCCGCTCGTCACTATTGCCATTTTCTTTATAGTACCCTCCCTACCTCCGCAAAATCCTATTATCCTCGTCGCTGATTTTGAAGGTCCCGATCCGCAACACTATCGCGTGACTGAGACAATTATCCGGCGACTGAACAACGCTATCGGCACAAAGAAATACGCCCATGTCGAGATTAAGTCTTTGGGTAAATCC
It encodes:
- a CDS encoding HEAT repeat domain-containing protein; this translates as MAMATYPSPVNKLLTYGDCRKFQEIPNYIEELGFSSEHIPDLIRMATDQQLNSSDLDGLEIWAPIHAWRALGQLRAEAAIEPLISLFHELDDDWSSSELPDIFGKIGPAAIPALQAYLADSSHDSYDRATAATSLTKIAENHPDTRNQCIAILTQQLELFADNDIELNAFLIGELIDLKAVESASVMERAFAAERVVPFIVGDWNEVQVSLGLKDPTEVPERKFSLEERIDYFALKPQSQKPRGFSTTSDQKQKKKNKKNKKRK